From Deferrisoma camini S3R1, the proteins below share one genomic window:
- a CDS encoding ArnT family glycosyltransferase → MPRARDLGAFVLAAVALWVGLGSYGLVEPSDARYAEIAREMWASGDWLFPRLLGIHHFHKPPLVYWITSLGYAALGPTEWGARAGQGVLAAALVLVLWRFARRHLGEGAAPWAVALAATTPAVVGAERMLTTDLLLCLCQTLVITSAYDVWSGKGRTPARIVLYLSLGLAFLTKGPVGWIVPLLVLGPFLAFHRGRGGRSRPWGVSWGVPLALAVALPWFAYVVAATPGLLDYFLGGQIASRLRSGGMGHPHPWHYYLLVFPALGLPWILLAPAGRRAAARRSPPLAALLVLWALVPPAFFSLPATKLPLYVLAAYPAVCLLGAAALAGAPGETRTPLRWCGGVTLALAGAALVVGLGVVPLRGGDLAGVPPGRVGELFLPLAAVLGLAGAGALAWTARTGARPGAAAACLAAALAATTAWAFSRGDALPLRTARPAGRAAQSLWEPGTVLAEYRDLSAGFAFYTGRLPVLGGIGRELAFEGPAAKRRVLDRKAFLELWSGPRRVLALTRPKHLPELPGAKELARGGGYVLVENR, encoded by the coding sequence ATGCCCAGAGCGCGTGACCTCGGAGCGTTCGTCCTGGCCGCGGTCGCCCTGTGGGTGGGCCTGGGTTCCTACGGACTGGTCGAGCCGTCCGACGCCCGGTACGCCGAGATCGCCCGGGAGATGTGGGCGTCGGGGGACTGGCTGTTCCCCCGGCTCCTCGGGATCCACCACTTCCACAAGCCCCCCCTCGTCTACTGGATCACCTCCCTGGGCTACGCCGCCCTGGGGCCCACCGAGTGGGGCGCCCGGGCCGGCCAGGGCGTGCTCGCGGCGGCCCTGGTCCTGGTGCTGTGGCGGTTCGCCCGCCGGCACCTGGGCGAGGGCGCCGCGCCCTGGGCCGTGGCGCTGGCGGCCACCACCCCGGCGGTGGTGGGGGCCGAGCGCATGCTCACCACCGACCTGCTGCTGTGCCTGTGCCAGACCCTGGTGATCACCAGCGCCTACGACGTCTGGAGCGGAAAGGGACGCACGCCGGCCCGGATCGTCCTGTACCTCTCCCTGGGCCTGGCGTTCCTCACCAAGGGACCGGTGGGTTGGATCGTCCCCCTGCTCGTGCTCGGCCCGTTCCTGGCGTTCCACCGGGGGCGAGGGGGCCGCAGCCGGCCCTGGGGCGTCTCCTGGGGCGTCCCCTTGGCCCTGGCCGTAGCCTTGCCCTGGTTCGCCTACGTGGTGGCCGCCACTCCGGGGCTGCTCGACTACTTCCTGGGCGGCCAGATCGCGAGCCGGCTCCGGAGCGGCGGCATGGGGCACCCCCATCCCTGGCACTACTACCTCCTCGTGTTCCCCGCCCTGGGCCTCCCTTGGATCCTGCTCGCGCCGGCCGGCCGCCGGGCCGCGGCCCGCCGCTCCCCGCCCCTTGCGGCGCTCCTGGTCCTGTGGGCCCTGGTGCCCCCGGCGTTCTTCAGCCTGCCGGCGACGAAGCTCCCCCTGTACGTGCTGGCCGCCTACCCGGCCGTGTGTCTCCTGGGGGCCGCGGCCCTGGCCGGCGCCCCCGGCGAGACCCGGACGCCGCTGCGCTGGTGCGGGGGGGTCACCCTGGCGCTGGCGGGCGCGGCGCTCGTGGTTGGCCTGGGCGTGGTGCCCCTGCGGGGGGGCGACCTGGCCGGCGTTCCCCCCGGCCGCGTCGGCGAGCTGTTCCTTCCCCTGGCCGCCGTCCTCGGCCTGGCCGGGGCCGGGGCCCTGGCCTGGACCGCTCGGACCGGAGCGCGGCCGGGGGCGGCCGCGGCCTGCCTGGCCGCGGCCCTGGCCGCCACCACCGCCTGGGCGTTCTCCCGGGGTGACGCCCTGCCCCTGCGCACGGCCCGCCCCGCGGGCCGGGCCGCCCAGTCCCTTTGGGAGCCCGGCACGGTGCTGGCCGAGTACCGGGACCTGTCCGCCGGGTTCGCCTTCTACACGGGACGGCTGCCCGTGCTCGGGGGGATCGGCCGGGAGCTGGCCTTCGAGGGCCCCGCCGCAAAGAGGCGGGTGCTGGACCGGAAGGCGTTCCTTGAGCTCTGGAGCGGCCCCCGGCGGGTGCTGGCCCTGACCCGGCCCAAACACCTGCCGGAGCTCCCCGGGGCCAAGGAGCTCGCAAGAGGGGGCGGATACGTCCTGGTGGAGAACCGGTGA
- a CDS encoding lipid-A-disaccharide synthase N-terminal domain-containing protein, translating into MTWDPWLVVGFGAQALFSGRMLVQWIVTERKRRSTVPKAFWYLSLGGSVLLLAYAIHRRDPVFILGQAFGSVVYVRNLMLWKDDPPDAQSA; encoded by the coding sequence GTGACCTGGGACCCGTGGCTCGTGGTCGGCTTCGGGGCCCAGGCCCTGTTCTCGGGCCGGATGCTGGTGCAGTGGATCGTCACCGAGCGCAAGCGGCGCTCCACCGTGCCCAAGGCGTTCTGGTACCTGTCGCTGGGGGGCAGCGTGCTCCTGCTCGCCTACGCGATCCACCGCCGCGACCCCGTGTTCATCCTGGGCCAGGCGTTCGGGTCGGTGGTGTACGTGCGAAACCTCATGCTGTGGAAGGACGACCCCCCGGATGCCCAGAGCGCGTGA